Proteins encoded in a region of the Nicotiana tomentosiformis chromosome 9, ASM39032v3, whole genome shotgun sequence genome:
- the LOC104104205 gene encoding uncharacterized protein isoform X2 — MGETGGTVKEKKVVFVTVGTTCFDALVRAVDTPELKNELFRKGYTNILIQIGRGSYIPTKVPAGSGSIFETLRLGKPLIVVVNEDLMDNHQSELAEELAERKHLFCARPQTLYQTIADMDTGSLIPYQPGDAEPVAKLINRYLGFPDD; from the exons ATGGGTGAGACGGGTGGTACTGTGAAGGAGAAGAAAGTAGTTTTTGTGACGGTCGGGACAACTTGCTTTGATGCTCTAGTAAGAGCTGTGGACACTCCAGAACTTAAGAATGAATTGTTCAGGAAAGGCTACACCAATATTCTGATCCAAATTGGTCGTGGATCATACATCCCCACCAAG GTGCCTGCAGGTTCAGGGAGCATATTTGAGACATTGCGACTGGGCAAACCATTGATAGTTGTAGTCAATGAGGACCTAATGGACAACCATCAAAGTGAACTAGCAGAGGAACTGGCCGAGAGAAAGCATTTGTTCTGTGCTCGTCCCCAAACTTTATACCAGACTATCGCGGACATGGATACAGGATCTCTCATCCCTTACCAACCAGGTGATGCAGAACCAGTTGCTAAACTTATCAACAGATATCTAGGTTTCCCTGATGATTAA
- the LOC104104204 gene encoding uncharacterized protein, which produces MVNKRVPDWLNSSLWSSPSPQQPSVQSPSPSPAPLNDDDDDATSNRSSTRSATKSSAVKSLGSASGGEFPVERTEAPPVIRAETRHVPARAKAEIRDPLNSSSNLYHSDDENGSSASSTTTSASAAAAAAAISSAEDISRQAQLFQELSRKIINMGEVRRLASQGIPDGAGIRATVWKLLLGYLPTEKALWPTELAKKRSQYKHFKEELLMNPSEITRKLEKSVIIDDEGTEIEDKGVLPRSEISHGEHPLSLGQNSIWNQFFQDTEIIEQIDRDVKRTHPDLHFFSGDTPFAKSNQDALRNILIVFAKLNPGIRYVQGMNELLAPLFYVFRNDPNEENAASAEADTFFCFVELLSGFRDHFCQQLDNSVVGIRSTITKLSQLLKEHDEELWRHLEMTTKVNPQFYAFRWITLLLTQEFNFADSLLIWDTLLSDPEGPQETLLRVCCAMLIIVRRRLLAGDFTSNLKLLQNYPSSNISHLLYVANKLRVKSAG; this is translated from the exons ATGGTTAACAAACGCGTCCCCGATTGGCTCAATAGCTCTCTATGGTCTTCTCCTTCACCACAACAACCCTCAGTTCAATCTCCGTCTCCATCTCCGGCGCCGTTAaatgacgacgacgacgacgctaCTTCTAACCGGTCGTCTACACGCTCAGCTACTAAATCATCCGCCGTTAAATCTCTTGGTTCTGCAAGTGGCGGAGAGTTTCCGGTGGAAAGGACGGAGGCTCCGCCGGTGATCAGAGCGGAGACTCGGCACGTGCCTGCACGCGCTAAAGCGGAAATTAGAGATCCTTTGAATAGTAGTAGTAATTTATACCATAGTGATGATGAAAATGGAAGTTCCGCTAGTAGTACTACGACATCTGCATCCGCTGCTGCTGCTGCCGCCGCTATTTCTTCAGCTGAGGATATTTCTCGTCAAGCTCAGCTTTTTCAAGAG TTGTCAAGAAAGATTATAAATATGGGAGAAGTCAGGAGGCTAGCATCACAAGGGATACCTGATGGAGCTGGCATTCGTGCTACTGTATGGAAG CTACTGTTGGGCTATTTGCCAACTGAGAAAGCGCTCTGGCCAACAGAGTTGGCTAAAAAGAGGTCTCAGTACAAACATTTTAAAGAGGAGCTTTTGATGAATCCT TCGGAGATTACGAGGAAGTTGGAGAAGTCGGTAATTATTGACGATGAAGGAACGGAGATAGAGGACAAGGGTGTACTCCCAAGATCAGAGATATCTCATGGAGAGCATCCTTTAAGTCTCGGGCAGAATAGCATTTGGAATCAGTTCTTCCAG GACACGGAAATCATTGAACAGATTGATCGGGATGTCAAGCGCACACATCCAGACCTGCACTTTTTCTCTGGGGACACCCCATTTGCAAAATCTAACCAG GATGCTCTGAGGAATATACTCATTGTTTTTGCCAAACTGAATCCTGGTATAAGATATGTGCAAGGGATGAATGAATTGTTGGCTCCATTGTTCTATGTATTCAGGAATGATCCCAATGAGGAAAACGCA GCTTCTGCAGAAGCAGACACTTTCTTCTGCTTCGTGGAGCTATTAAGTGGATTTCGTGATCATTTCTGTCAGCAACTTGACAATAGTGTTGTTGGAATTCGTTCTACAATTACAAAGTTATCGCAACTTCTGAAAGAACATGATGAAGAGCTCTGGCGGCATCTTGAAATGACAACTAAA GTGAATCCACAGTTTTATGCATTCAGATGGATAACACTCCTTCTAACACAAGAATTCAACTTCGCGGACAGTCTGCTTATATGGGACACACTACTAAGTGATCCTGAAGGACCTCAG GAAACGTTGCTTCGAGTCTGCTGTGCTATGTTAATTATCGTGCGGAGGCGTCTGCTTGCTGGTGATTTCACCTCTAATCTGAAGCTACTGCAAAATTATCCATCTTCAAATATCAGCCACCTGCTCTATGTAGCCAATAAACTGCGTGTTAAATCAGCTGGCTGA
- the LOC104104203 gene encoding pentatricopeptide repeat-containing protein At1g04840 has protein sequence MKVIPKLKLPKKSPKILNPPPPNKSSYSKNNNNENLNETHFISLIHTCKNTLQLQKIHAQIIRQNLSSNSRIVTQLISSASLRKSIDYALSIFNYFRGPNLYLFNALIRGLKENSCFEKSIGYFKLMLKMGVKPDRLTYPFVLKSLTALGEKGVGGSVHCGVLKMGLEYDVFVRVCLVEMYVKIELVEFALQLFDESPERNKAESVLLWNVAINGCCKTGQVSKALALFEEMPERNASSWNTLLSGLLRNGEVDKAMELFDGMVEKNVVSWTSMIHGLTLNGLHQKALDLFFKMVEEGTKPNGLTVVSALSACAKTGALEAGRKIHENISNNGLHLNVAVGNALLDMYAKCGYIESASLVFSGLKEKDIRTWSIMIWGWAIHGHVDKALRCFEQMKLAGIKPDGVSFLAVLTGCSHAGWVDQGLQIFHSMQHEWSIEPTMRHYAVVVDLLGRAGRLDDAFKFIEIMPLEPDYVIWGALFSACRAHKNIEMAKIASEKLLQLEPNHAGGHVFLSNVYAGAGRWDDVERVRSSMKNKNVDKDPGWSSMEVDGQLHTFVAGDNAHTRKQEIYSKLEEIITGAKQHGYMPETEWVLHNIDEEEKEGALGSHSEKLALAFGLISTGPGAIIMIVKNLRVCGDCHSLMKYVSKMSQRVIVLRDIKRFHHFKDGVCSCKDYW, from the exons ATGAAAGTAATTCCCAAActcaaacttccaaaaaaatctcccaaaatcctCAATCCCCCACCACCTAATAAATCATCATACTctaagaataataataatgagAATTTGAATGAAACCCATTTCATATCTCTAATTCACACTTGTAAAAACACCCTTCAACTCCAAAAAATCCATGCCCAAATCATTCGCCAAAACTTATCATCAAATAGCAGAATCGTTACTCAGCTGATATCTTCAGCTTCTTTACGTAAATCCATTGACTATGCATTgtctatttttaattattttcgtGGCCCGAATTTGTATTTGTTTAATGCTTTGATTAGAGGATTGAAGGAGAACTCTTGTTTTGAAAAATCAATTGGATATTTTAAGCTAATGCTTAAGATGGGCGTTAAGCCTGACAGGCTAACGTACCCGTTCGTGTTGAAATCATTAACGGCATTAGGTGAAAAAGGAGTTGGTGGGAGTGTGCATTGTGGTGTTTTAAAGATGGGATTGGAGTATGATGTGTTTGTGAGGGTTTGTTTGGTTGAAATGTATGTGAAAATTGAGTTGGTGGAGTTTGCACTCCAACTGTTTGATGAAAGTCCTGAGAGAAATAAGGCTGAGAGTGTGCTTTTGTGGAACGTCGCGATTAATGGGTGTTGTAAGACTGGACAGGTGAGTAAGGCGTTGGCGTTGTTTGAGGAAATGCCTGAGAGGAATGCAAGTTCTTGGAATACTTTGCTTAGTGGGCTGTTGAGGAATGGGGAGGTGGATAAAGCGATGGAACTTTTTGATGGGATGGTGGAAAAGAATGTGGTTTCTTGGACTAGTATGATTCATGGATTAACACTAAATGGGTTGCACCAAAAGGCTCTAGATTTGTTTTTCAAGATGGTGGAAGAAGGTACGAAGCCGAATGGTTTAACTGTTGTATCTGCACTTTCTGCTTGTGCAAAAACCGGGGCACTAGAGGCAGGGAGAAAGATTCATGAAAATATTTCGAACAATGGGCTCCATTTGAACGTAGCGGTTGGTAATGCTTTGCTTGATATGTATGCGAAATGCGGGTATATTGAGTCTGCAAGCCTGGTTTTTAGTGGATTGAAGGAAAAGGATATTCGTACGTGGAGTATTATGATATGGGGTTGGGCAATTCATGGACATGTAGATAAAGCTCTTAGGTGTTTTGAACAGATGAAATTGGCTG GAATCAAACCTGATGGAGTTTCTTTCCTTGCTGTTTTGACTGGATGCTCTCACGCTGGATGGGTGGATCAGGGCCTTCAAATCTTTCATAGCATGCAGCACGAGTGGTCGATTGAGCCTACTATGAGACATTATGCTGTAGTAGTAGATCTACTTGGCAGGGCTGGCCGATTGGATGATGCCTTTAAATTTATCGAAATTATGCCCTTGGAGCCAGATTATGTCATTTGGGGTGCACTTTTTTCTGCTTGCAGAGCTCACAAGAAcattgaaatggcaaaaattgcaTCAGAGAAGCTCCTGCAGCTTGAGCCAAATCATGCTGGGGGCCATGTGTTTCTGTCTAATGTTTATGCAGGAGCAGGGAGATGGGATGATGTAGAAAGAGTTAGAAGTTCAATGAAGAACAAAAATGTTGATAAGGATCCTGGATGGAGTTCGATGGAGGTGGATGGTCAATTGCATACATTTGTTGCTGGTGATAATGCTCATACACGTAAGCAGGAGATATACTCGAAATTGGAGGAAATTATTACGGGAGCTAAACAACACGGTTACATGCCTGAAACCGAGTGGGTGCTTCATAACATTGATGAGGAAGAGAAGGAAGGAGCTTTGGGAAGCCATAGTGAAAAGTTAGCACTTGCTTTTGGGCTCATTAGTACTGGTCCTGGTGCGATCATTATGATTGTGAAGAATCTTAGAGTGTGTGGCGACTGCCATTCGCTAATGAAGTATGTCAGCAAGATGAGTCAAAGGGTGATTGTGTTAAGAGATATAAAGAGATTCCACCATTTCAAAGATGGAGTTTGCTCCTGTAAAGATTACTGGTGA
- the LOC104104205 gene encoding uncharacterized protein isoform X1 has translation MGETGGTVKEKKVVFVTVGTTCFDALVRAVDTPELKNELFRKGYTNILIQIGRGSYIPTKSTVENGSAVLEYFTFSSSIADYLKEASLVISHAGSGSIFETLRLGKPLIVVVNEDLMDNHQSELAEELAERKHLFCARPQTLYQTIADMDTGSLIPYQPGDAEPVAKLINRYLGFPDD, from the exons ATGGGTGAGACGGGTGGTACTGTGAAGGAGAAGAAAGTAGTTTTTGTGACGGTCGGGACAACTTGCTTTGATGCTCTAGTAAGAGCTGTGGACACTCCAGAACTTAAGAATGAATTGTTCAGGAAAGGCTACACCAATATTCTGATCCAAATTGGTCGTGGATCATACATCCCCACCAAG TCGACCGTGGAAAATGGGTCTGCAGTTCTGGAGTATTTTACATTTTCATCAAGCATAGCTGACTACTTGAAGGAAGCATCGCTTGTTATTAGTCATGCAG GTTCAGGGAGCATATTTGAGACATTGCGACTGGGCAAACCATTGATAGTTGTAGTCAATGAGGACCTAATGGACAACCATCAAAGTGAACTAGCAGAGGAACTGGCCGAGAGAAAGCATTTGTTCTGTGCTCGTCCCCAAACTTTATACCAGACTATCGCGGACATGGATACAGGATCTCTCATCCCTTACCAACCAGGTGATGCAGAACCAGTTGCTAAACTTATCAACAGATATCTAGGTTTCCCTGATGATTAA